The following are from one region of the Streptomyces fradiae genome:
- the mltG gene encoding endolytic transglycosylase MltG: MTEYGRSPGSEPWHPSDPLYGDQGWEGQQQYPQQQYPQQAPYGHQDPYAQQQTYAGGPYEQQQSHDPQQYPQGYGQQYGEQQYGEPAGYDTPGYPAQQYDATWETGQAAMPYNAPPADPYGGQQPDLYGTPEAYPPPQPPGRRRAPQQQPVTDWDAEPEEENHPFFTGEDAPGNESERYDDDAYDDDYDDEPDGRRSGRRGGKNGRGGKGEKGKKAKNGMACLVVAVVLVGGVGGVGYVGYKFWQGRFAEAPDYAGQGTGEVQVEIPRDSGGYAIGNILKKAGVVKSVDAFVSAQQKNPKGITIQAGVYTLKKEMSAESAVALMLNTAVSQANLIIPEGKRNAWVYAELDKRLELKPGTTKDVAHKQANNLGLPDWAKNHAEVKDPLEGFLFPASYPVAKGAKPEDVLRKMVSRSAAEYGKLDLDAKAKELGLKGPWELVTVASLVQVEGKYKHDFDKVSRVVYNRLKPGNMETVGRLEFDSTVNYLRGESTLDVGTVKDLRQIKDPYNTYRVQGIIPGPISNPGLDAVNSAMNPTPGPWYYFVSINENKTVFAVTIAEHNKNVAEYEKEREKSGQ; the protein is encoded by the coding sequence ATGACTGAGTATGGCCGGAGCCCCGGCTCCGAACCGTGGCACCCCTCGGACCCCTTGTACGGGGACCAGGGGTGGGAGGGCCAGCAGCAGTACCCGCAGCAGCAGTACCCGCAGCAGGCTCCGTACGGCCACCAGGACCCGTACGCCCAGCAGCAGACGTACGCCGGCGGCCCCTACGAGCAGCAGCAGTCGCACGATCCGCAGCAGTACCCGCAGGGCTACGGCCAGCAGTACGGCGAACAGCAGTACGGGGAGCCGGCCGGTTACGACACGCCCGGCTACCCCGCACAGCAGTACGACGCCACCTGGGAGACGGGCCAGGCGGCGATGCCGTACAACGCCCCGCCCGCCGATCCGTACGGCGGCCAGCAGCCCGACCTCTACGGCACCCCCGAGGCCTACCCCCCGCCGCAGCCCCCCGGCCGGCGCCGGGCCCCGCAGCAGCAGCCGGTGACCGACTGGGACGCGGAGCCGGAGGAGGAGAACCACCCCTTCTTCACCGGCGAGGACGCTCCCGGCAACGAGTCCGAGCGCTACGACGACGACGCGTACGACGACGACTACGACGACGAGCCGGACGGCCGCCGCTCGGGCCGCCGCGGCGGGAAGAACGGCCGGGGCGGCAAGGGCGAGAAGGGCAAGAAGGCCAAGAACGGCATGGCCTGCCTGGTCGTCGCGGTCGTCCTGGTCGGCGGCGTGGGCGGGGTCGGCTACGTCGGCTACAAGTTCTGGCAGGGCCGCTTCGCGGAGGCACCGGACTACGCGGGCCAGGGCACCGGCGAGGTCCAGGTCGAGATCCCCAGGGACTCCGGCGGCTACGCGATCGGCAACATCCTCAAGAAGGCCGGCGTGGTCAAGAGCGTCGACGCCTTTGTCTCGGCTCAGCAGAAGAACCCCAAGGGCATCACCATCCAGGCGGGTGTCTACACCCTGAAGAAGGAGATGTCGGCGGAGAGCGCGGTGGCGCTGATGCTGAACACGGCCGTCAGCCAGGCGAACCTCATCATTCCCGAAGGCAAGCGCAACGCCTGGGTCTACGCGGAGCTCGACAAGCGCCTCGAACTCAAGCCAGGCACCACCAAGGACGTCGCCCACAAGCAGGCCAACAACCTGGGTCTGCCCGACTGGGCGAAGAACCACGCCGAGGTCAAGGACCCGCTGGAAGGATTCCTCTTCCCCGCGAGCTATCCGGTCGCGAAGGGTGCGAAGCCCGAGGACGTGCTGCGCAAGATGGTGTCCCGGTCGGCCGCCGAGTACGGCAAGCTGGACCTTGACGCCAAGGCCAAGGAGCTCGGTCTCAAGGGCCCGTGGGAGCTCGTCACGGTCGCGAGCCTCGTGCAGGTCGAGGGCAAGTACAAGCACGACTTCGACAAGGTCTCGCGGGTCGTCTACAACCGTCTCAAGCCCGGAAACATGGAGACCGTCGGCCGGCTGGAATTCGATTCCACGGTCAACTACCTGCGCGGCGAGAGCACCCTCGACGTCGGCACAGTCAAGGACCTGCGGCAGATCAAGGACCCGTACAACACGTACCGCGTCCAGGGCATCATTCCCGGCCCGATCAGCAACCCGGGTCTCGACGCGGTCAATTCCGCCATGAACCCGACGCCGGGCCCGTGGTACTACTTCGTGTCGATCAACGAGAACAAGACCGTCTTCGCCGTGACGATCGCGGAGCACAACAAGAACGTCGCGGAGTACGAGAAGGAGCGGGAGAAGTCCGGGCAGTGA
- the aroB gene encoding 3-dehydroquinate synthase, protein MTDQDQEVTRIPVGGSEGSDPYEVLVGRQLLGELGGLIGPQAKRVAVIHPEALAETGEALRADLAGQGYEAVAIQVPNAEEAKTAEVAAYCWKALGQTGFTRSDVIVGVGGGATTDLAGFVAATWLRGVRWIAVPTTVLGMVDAAVGGKTGINTAEGKNLVGSFHPPTGVLCDLAALDSLPVHDYVSGLAEIIKAGFIADPVILDLIEADPEAARTPSGPNTAELIVRSIKVKAEVVSGDLKEAGRREILNYGHTLAHAIEKNERYKWRHGAAVSVGMVFAAELGRLAGRLDDATADRHRAVLESVGLPLTYRGDQWPKLLETMKVDKKSRGDLLRFIVLDGLGKPTVMEGPDPAVLIAAYGEVSA, encoded by the coding sequence ATGACGGACCAGGACCAGGAAGTCACCCGGATCCCGGTCGGCGGCTCCGAGGGTTCCGACCCGTACGAGGTGCTGGTCGGCCGGCAGCTGCTCGGCGAGCTCGGCGGGCTCATCGGCCCGCAGGCCAAGCGCGTCGCCGTGATCCACCCCGAGGCGCTCGCCGAGACCGGTGAGGCGCTGCGCGCCGACCTCGCCGGCCAGGGCTACGAGGCCGTCGCCATCCAGGTGCCCAACGCGGAGGAGGCGAAGACCGCCGAGGTCGCCGCCTACTGCTGGAAGGCGCTCGGCCAGACCGGCTTCACCCGCAGCGACGTCATCGTCGGCGTCGGCGGCGGCGCCACCACCGACCTGGCCGGCTTCGTCGCCGCGACCTGGCTGCGCGGGGTGCGCTGGATCGCCGTGCCCACCACGGTGCTCGGCATGGTCGACGCGGCCGTCGGCGGCAAGACCGGCATCAACACCGCCGAGGGCAAGAACCTCGTCGGCTCCTTCCACCCGCCGACCGGCGTACTGTGCGACCTGGCCGCGCTGGACTCGCTGCCGGTGCACGACTACGTCTCCGGCCTCGCCGAGATCATCAAGGCCGGCTTCATCGCCGACCCGGTCATCCTCGACCTGATCGAGGCCGACCCGGAGGCCGCCCGTACCCCGTCCGGCCCGAACACCGCCGAGCTGATCGTCCGTTCGATCAAGGTCAAGGCCGAGGTCGTCTCCGGCGACCTCAAGGAGGCCGGCCGCCGCGAGATCCTCAACTACGGGCACACCCTCGCGCACGCCATCGAGAAGAACGAGCGCTACAAGTGGCGGCACGGCGCCGCCGTCTCCGTCGGCATGGTCTTCGCCGCCGAGCTGGGCCGGCTGGCCGGACGCCTCGACGACGCCACCGCCGACCGGCACCGCGCCGTCCTGGAGTCCGTCGGCCTGCCGCTCACCTACCGCGGCGACCAGTGGCCCAAGCTCCTGGAGACCATGAAGGTCGACAAGAAGTCCCGCGGCGACCTGCTGCGCTTCATCGTCCTCGACGGCCTGGGCAAGCCCACCGTCATGGAGGGCCCCGACCCGGCGGTGCTGATCGCGGCGTACGGCGAGGTGTCCGCGTGA
- the alaS gene encoding alanine--tRNA ligase: MESAEIRRRWLSFFEERGHTVVPSASLIADDPTLLLVPAGMVPFKPYFLGEVKPPFARASSVQKCVRTPDIEEVGKTTRHGTFFQMCGNFSFGDYFKEGAIKLAWELLTTPVEHGGYGLEPEKLWITVYQDDDEAEAIWRDVVGVPAERIQRLGKKDNFWSMGVPGPCGPCSEINYDRGPEFGVEGGPAVNDERYVEIWNLVFMQYERGQGIGKEDFEILGDLPSKNIDTGLGLERLAMILQGVQNMYETDTLKVVIDKATELTGVAYGKAHDSDVSLRVVADHMRTSVMLIGDGVTPGNEGRGYVLRRIMRRAVRNMRLLGATGPVVGELVDTVIRTMGEQYPELETDRKRIETVALAEEAAFLKALKGGTNILDTAVTETKAAGGTVLAGEKAFLLHDTWGFPIDLTLEMAAEQGLSVDEDGFRRLMKEQRERAKADALAKKTGHADLTSYREIADTAGATSFTGYTNTEGETTVVGLLVNGVPAPAASEGDDVEVVLDRTPFYAEGGGQLADHGRIKLHSGAVIEIRDVQQPVPGVSVHKGSVQVGEVTVGATAYAAIDVRRRRAIARAHSATHLTHQALRDALGPTAAQAGSENSPGRFRFDFGSPNAVPGAVLTDVEQKINEVLSRELDVHAEVMPIDEAKRQGAIAEFGEKYGEQVRVVTIGDFSKELCGGTHVHNTAQLGLVKLLGESSIGSGVRRIEALVGVDAYNFLAREHTVVAQLQELVKGRPEELPEKISSMLGKLKDAEKEIEKFRAEKVLQAAAGLVDSARDIRGVALVTGQVPDGTGADDLRKLVLDVRGRIPSDRPAVVALFTTANGKPLTVIATNEAARERGLKAGELVRTAAKTLGGGGGGKPDVAQGGGQNPEAVGEAMAAVERQVAGNS; encoded by the coding sequence ATGGAGTCGGCTGAAATCCGCCGCCGCTGGCTGAGCTTCTTCGAGGAGCGCGGGCACACCGTCGTCCCTTCGGCGTCGCTCATCGCGGACGACCCGACTCTGCTCCTCGTCCCGGCCGGCATGGTGCCCTTCAAGCCCTACTTCCTGGGTGAGGTCAAGCCGCCCTTCGCGCGCGCCTCCAGCGTGCAGAAGTGCGTGCGCACGCCCGACATCGAAGAGGTCGGCAAGACCACCCGCCACGGCACGTTCTTCCAGATGTGCGGCAACTTCTCCTTCGGCGACTACTTCAAGGAAGGCGCCATCAAGCTCGCCTGGGAGCTGCTGACCACCCCGGTGGAGCACGGCGGCTACGGGCTCGAGCCGGAGAAGCTCTGGATCACGGTCTACCAAGACGATGATGAAGCCGAGGCCATCTGGCGCGACGTCGTGGGCGTGCCCGCCGAGCGCATCCAGCGCCTGGGCAAGAAGGACAACTTCTGGTCCATGGGCGTCCCCGGTCCCTGCGGCCCCTGCTCCGAGATCAACTACGACCGCGGCCCCGAGTTCGGCGTCGAGGGCGGCCCGGCCGTCAACGACGAGCGGTACGTCGAGATCTGGAACCTCGTCTTCATGCAGTACGAGCGGGGCCAGGGCATCGGCAAGGAGGACTTCGAGATCCTCGGCGACCTGCCGTCCAAGAACATCGACACCGGCCTCGGTCTCGAGCGCCTGGCGATGATCCTCCAGGGCGTGCAGAACATGTACGAGACCGACACCCTCAAGGTCGTCATCGACAAGGCCACCGAGCTCACCGGCGTCGCCTACGGCAAGGCCCACGACTCCGACGTCTCGCTGCGCGTGGTCGCCGACCACATGCGCACCTCCGTCATGCTCATCGGCGACGGCGTCACCCCCGGCAACGAGGGCCGCGGCTACGTGCTGCGCCGCATCATGCGCCGCGCCGTCCGCAACATGCGACTGCTCGGCGCCACCGGCCCGGTCGTCGGCGAGCTCGTCGACACGGTCATCCGCACCATGGGCGAGCAGTACCCGGAGCTGGAGACCGACCGCAAGCGCATCGAGACGGTCGCCCTCGCCGAGGAGGCCGCGTTCCTCAAGGCCCTCAAGGGCGGCACCAACATCCTCGACACCGCCGTCACCGAGACCAAGGCCGCCGGCGGCACGGTCCTCGCCGGCGAGAAGGCCTTCCTGCTCCACGACACCTGGGGCTTCCCGATCGACCTCACCCTGGAGATGGCCGCCGAGCAGGGCCTCTCCGTGGACGAGGACGGCTTCCGCCGCCTGATGAAGGAGCAGCGGGAGCGGGCCAAGGCCGACGCCCTGGCCAAGAAGACCGGCCACGCCGACCTCACCTCGTACCGCGAGATCGCCGACACCGCGGGTGCCACGAGCTTCACCGGCTACACCAACACCGAGGGCGAGACCACGGTCGTCGGCCTCCTGGTCAACGGTGTCCCGGCGCCGGCCGCCTCCGAGGGCGACGACGTCGAGGTCGTCCTCGACCGCACCCCGTTCTACGCCGAGGGCGGCGGCCAGCTCGCCGACCACGGCCGCATCAAGCTGCACTCCGGCGCGGTCATCGAGATCCGCGACGTGCAGCAGCCGGTCCCGGGCGTCTCCGTGCACAAGGGTTCGGTGCAGGTCGGCGAGGTCACCGTGGGCGCCACCGCCTACGCCGCCATCGACGTGCGCCGCCGCCGGGCCATCGCCCGCGCCCACAGCGCCACCCACCTCACCCACCAGGCGCTGCGCGACGCCCTGGGCCCGACCGCCGCCCAGGCCGGTTCGGAGAACTCCCCGGGCCGCTTCCGCTTCGACTTCGGCTCGCCGAACGCCGTCCCCGGCGCCGTCCTCACGGACGTCGAGCAGAAGATCAACGAGGTGCTCTCGCGCGAGCTCGACGTGCACGCCGAGGTCATGCCGATCGACGAGGCCAAGCGCCAGGGCGCCATCGCCGAGTTCGGCGAGAAGTACGGCGAGCAGGTCCGCGTCGTCACCATCGGCGACTTCTCCAAGGAGCTGTGCGGCGGCACCCACGTGCACAACACCGCCCAGCTGGGCCTGGTGAAGCTGCTCGGCGAGTCCTCCATCGGTTCCGGCGTGCGCCGCATCGAGGCCCTGGTCGGCGTCGACGCGTACAACTTCCTGGCCCGTGAGCACACGGTCGTCGCCCAGCTCCAGGAGCTGGTCAAGGGCCGCCCGGAGGAGCTGCCGGAGAAGATCTCCTCGATGCTCGGCAAGCTGAAGGACGCCGAGAAGGAGATCGAGAAGTTCCGCGCCGAGAAGGTGCTGCAGGCCGCCGCCGGTCTGGTCGACTCCGCCCGCGACATCCGCGGCGTCGCCCTGGTGACCGGTCAGGTCCCGGACGGCACCGGCGCCGACGACCTGCGCAAGCTGGTCCTCGACGTCCGCGGCCGCATCCCGTCCGACCGCCCGGCCGTCGTGGCCCTGTTCACCACGGCCAACGGCAAGCCGCTCACGGTCATCGCCACCAACGAGGCCGCTCGCGAGCGCGGCCTCAAGGCCGGCGAGCTGGTCCGCACGGCCGCCAAGACCCTCGGTGGCGGCGGTGGCGGCAAGCCGGACGTCGCCCAGGGCGGCGGCCAGAACCCGGAGGCTGTCGGCGAGGCCATGGCCGCCGTCGAGCGTCAGGTGGCGGGAAACTCGTGA
- a CDS encoding shikimate kinase, with amino-acid sequence MTGGPQVVLVGPMGSGKSTVGALLAERLGAVYRDTDADIVAAEGREISDIFVEDGEEHFRALERAAVAAALAEHEGVLALGGGAVLDAGTRALLRGRPVAYLSMDVEAAVRRVGLGAARPLLAVNPRRQWRELMDARRHLYEEVASVVVATDERTPEEVAEAVLDALELKDV; translated from the coding sequence GTGACCGGCGGCCCGCAGGTCGTCCTCGTCGGACCCATGGGCTCCGGCAAGTCCACCGTCGGCGCGCTGCTCGCCGAGCGGCTCGGCGCCGTCTACCGGGACACCGACGCGGACATCGTCGCCGCCGAGGGGCGCGAGATCTCGGACATCTTCGTCGAGGACGGCGAAGAGCACTTCCGTGCCCTGGAGCGCGCGGCCGTGGCCGCCGCCCTCGCCGAGCACGAGGGCGTCCTCGCGCTCGGCGGCGGCGCCGTGCTCGACGCCGGCACCCGCGCCCTGCTGCGCGGGCGCCCCGTCGCGTACCTCTCCATGGACGTCGAGGCCGCCGTCCGCCGGGTCGGCCTCGGCGCCGCCCGCCCGCTGCTCGCCGTCAACCCGCGCCGGCAGTGGCGCGAGCTGATGGACGCGCGCCGCCATCTGTACGAAGAAGTCGCGAGCGTCGTCGTCGCCACCGACGAGCGCACGCCCGAAGAGGTCGCCGAGGCGGTCCTCGACGCACTGGAGTTGAAGGACGTATGA
- the ruvX gene encoding Holliday junction resolvase RuvX, which produces MRRGRRIAVDVGDARIGVASCDPDGVLATPVETVPGRDVPAAHRRLRQIVEEYEPIEVVVGLPRSLSGREGPAATKVRAFAREMAKGIAPVPVRLVDERMTTVTATQGLRASGVKSKKGRSVIDQAAAVIILQNALESERVSGNPPGEGVEVVI; this is translated from the coding sequence ATGCGCCGAGGACGTCGGATCGCCGTCGACGTCGGGGACGCCCGGATCGGGGTCGCCTCGTGCGACCCCGACGGGGTCCTGGCCACGCCGGTGGAGACCGTGCCGGGGCGTGACGTCCCGGCCGCCCACCGGCGGCTGCGCCAGATCGTCGAGGAGTACGAGCCGATCGAGGTCGTCGTGGGCCTGCCCCGCTCGCTCAGCGGGCGGGAGGGCCCGGCCGCGACCAAGGTCCGCGCCTTCGCCCGGGAGATGGCCAAGGGCATCGCCCCGGTCCCGGTCCGGCTGGTCGACGAGCGGATGACCACGGTGACCGCGACCCAGGGCCTGCGGGCCTCGGGCGTGAAGTCCAAGAAGGGGCGGTCCGTGATCGACCAGGCCGCCGCTGTGATCATCCTGCAGAACGCTCTTGAGTCCGAACGGGTATCAGGTAATCCGCCCGGTGAGGGCGTCGAAGTGGTCATCTGA
- a CDS encoding DUF948 domain-containing protein, whose product MTGGEVAGILVAVFWAILVSFLAVVLVRLAQTLRATTKLVADVTEKAVPLLADASATVRSAQTQLDKVDAIASDVQEVTSNASALAGTVASTFGGPLVKVAAFGYGVRRALGRDRGADPDRGRGRQDAPAAADRRTVIVGRTVPSARRRKQKG is encoded by the coding sequence GTGACCGGTGGTGAGGTTGCCGGGATCCTGGTGGCCGTGTTCTGGGCGATCCTCGTCTCCTTCCTCGCCGTGGTGCTGGTGAGGCTGGCGCAGACGCTCCGGGCGACCACCAAGCTCGTCGCGGACGTGACCGAGAAGGCCGTCCCGCTGCTCGCCGACGCCTCCGCGACCGTGCGCTCCGCGCAGACCCAGCTGGACAAGGTCGACGCCATCGCGTCCGACGTCCAGGAGGTCACCTCCAACGCCTCCGCCCTCGCCGGCACCGTGGCCTCCACCTTCGGCGGCCCGCTCGTCAAGGTCGCGGCCTTCGGCTACGGGGTGCGCAGGGCGCTGGGCCGGGACCGGGGCGCGGACCCGGACCGGGGCCGGGGCCGCCAGGACGCGCCCGCCGCGGCCGACCGGCGTACTGTGATCGTCGGCCGTACCGTGCCGTCCGCACGACGCCGGAAGCAGAAGGGCTGA
- a CDS encoding shikimate dehydrogenase — translation MSTRHRAAVLGSPIAHSLSPVLHRAAYAALGLDDWSYGQFEVDEAALPGFVGELDASWAGLSLTMPLKRAIIPLLDEITDTAASVEAVNTVVFTEDGRRVGDNTDIPGMIAALRERGVEKVDSAAVLGAGATASSALAALARICSGPVTAYVRSEARAGEMRGWGERLGVDVRTAAWGDAAEALAAPLVVATTPAGTTDALAGAVPDAPGTLFDVLYDPWPTRLAAAWSARGGKVVGGLDLLVHQAVLQVEQMTGRTPGPLAAMRAAGERALAER, via the coding sequence GTGAGCACACGACACAGGGCGGCCGTCCTCGGCTCGCCCATCGCCCACTCGCTCTCCCCGGTCCTGCACCGGGCCGCGTACGCCGCGCTCGGCCTCGACGACTGGTCCTACGGACAGTTCGAGGTCGACGAGGCGGCGCTGCCCGGGTTCGTCGGCGAGCTCGACGCGTCGTGGGCCGGGCTCTCGCTGACCATGCCGCTCAAGCGGGCGATCATTCCGCTGCTCGACGAGATCACCGACACGGCGGCCTCGGTCGAGGCCGTCAACACGGTGGTGTTCACGGAGGACGGGCGCCGGGTCGGCGACAACACCGACATCCCCGGCATGATCGCCGCGCTGCGCGAGCGGGGCGTCGAGAAGGTCGACTCCGCCGCCGTCCTCGGCGCGGGCGCCACCGCCTCCTCGGCGCTCGCCGCCCTCGCCCGGATCTGCTCGGGCCCCGTCACCGCGTACGTACGGAGCGAGGCCCGCGCCGGCGAGATGCGCGGCTGGGGCGAGCGGCTCGGCGTGGACGTGCGCACGGCCGCCTGGGGCGATGCGGCGGAGGCCCTCGCCGCGCCGCTGGTGGTCGCGACCACCCCGGCCGGGACGACCGACGCCCTGGCCGGCGCCGTCCCCGACGCCCCCGGCACCCTCTTCGACGTGCTCTACGACCCCTGGCCCACCCGCCTCGCCGCCGCCTGGTCGGCGCGCGGCGGGAAGGTCGTCGGCGGGCTCGACCTCCTGGTGCACCAGGCGGTGCTCCAGGTCGAGCAGATGACCGGCCGCACGCCGGGGCCGCTGGCCGCGATGCGGGCGGCGGGGGAGCGGGCGCTCGCCGAGCGCTGA
- the aroQ gene encoding type II 3-dehydroquinate dehydratase encodes MSEPRRVLVLNGPNLGRLGSREPDIYGATSYKGLVESCRALGEQLGFDVEVRETNDEGEMIRWLHEAADGSLPVVLNPGAFTHYSYGMRDAAAQRTAPLIEVHISNPYTREEFRHTSVVAAVATGTVAGFGIGSYRLALRALAEELDA; translated from the coding sequence GTGAGCGAACCGCGCCGCGTCCTCGTGCTGAACGGCCCGAACCTGGGCCGGCTCGGCTCCCGCGAGCCCGACATCTACGGCGCCACGTCCTACAAGGGCCTGGTGGAGTCCTGCCGCGCGCTGGGCGAGCAGCTGGGCTTCGACGTCGAGGTGCGCGAGACCAACGACGAGGGGGAGATGATCCGCTGGCTGCACGAGGCCGCGGACGGTTCGCTCCCGGTCGTCCTCAACCCCGGCGCCTTCACCCACTACTCGTACGGGATGCGCGACGCGGCCGCCCAGCGCACCGCGCCGCTGATCGAGGTGCACATCTCCAACCCGTACACCCGTGAGGAGTTCCGGCACACCTCCGTGGTCGCCGCGGTGGCCACCGGCACCGTCGCCGGCTTCGGCATCGGCTCCTACCGCCTTGCGCTGCGCGCGCTCGCGGAGGAACTGGACGCCTGA
- a CDS encoding AAA family ATPase, with the protein MQHGMGAPLPPQEPAGRTGWAQGPQAHAPGAPVQGGHPPVPPPVPGHGHHPAPAHHPAPGHHQPYPAPPAPQGPPAPQAPPAPPATPGPPPGWGGAPSGQVTGHITLPPPVTGTGGATIAVLLIGPAGAGKTTVARHWAARRPVPTAHISLDDVREWVCSGFADPQSGWNENSEAQYRLARRTCGFAARNFLANGISCILDDAVFPDWPVVGLGGWKRHVGPGLLPVVLLPGLDIVLERNAERSGNRRLSDEEVAAIHGRMAGWYGSGLPIIDNSTYDVETTARVLDDVLARAISGQPSA; encoded by the coding sequence ATGCAGCACGGAATGGGGGCTCCGCTGCCACCGCAGGAACCCGCGGGCCGCACCGGCTGGGCGCAGGGCCCGCAGGCCCACGCCCCCGGCGCCCCGGTCCAGGGCGGACACCCGCCCGTTCCGCCGCCCGTCCCCGGTCACGGCCACCACCCGGCGCCCGCGCACCACCCCGCTCCCGGCCACCACCAGCCCTACCCGGCGCCGCCGGCCCCCCAGGGCCCGCCCGCCCCGCAGGCCCCGCCCGCGCCGCCCGCCACTCCGGGCCCGCCGCCCGGCTGGGGCGGCGCCCCCTCCGGCCAGGTCACCGGCCACATCACCCTGCCGCCCCCGGTCACCGGCACCGGCGGCGCCACCATCGCGGTCCTGCTCATCGGCCCGGCCGGCGCGGGCAAGACCACCGTCGCCCGCCACTGGGCCGCCCGCCGGCCCGTCCCCACGGCCCACATCAGCCTCGACGACGTCCGCGAATGGGTCTGCTCCGGCTTCGCCGACCCCCAGTCCGGCTGGAACGAGAACTCCGAGGCGCAGTACCGGCTCGCCCGCCGCACCTGCGGCTTCGCCGCCCGCAACTTCCTCGCCAATGGCATCTCCTGCATCCTCGACGACGCCGTCTTCCCCGACTGGCCGGTCGTCGGCCTCGGCGGCTGGAAGCGCCACGTCGGCCCCGGACTGCTCCCGGTCGTGCTGCTGCCCGGTCTCGACATCGTCCTGGAGCGCAACGCCGAGCGCAGCGGCAACCGGCGTCTCTCCGACGAGGAGGTCGCCGCGATCCACGGCCGGATGGCCGGCTGGTACGGCTCCGGACTGCCGATCATCGACAACTCCACGTACGACGTGGAGACCACCGCCCGGGTCCTGGACGACGTCCTCGCCCGCGCGATATCCGGCCAGCCGTCGGCGTAG
- the aroC gene encoding chorismate synthase: MSRLRWLTAGESHGPALVATLEGLPAGVPVTTELVADHLARRRLGYGRGARMKFERDEVTFLGGVRHGLSLGSPVAVMVGNTEWPKWEKVMSADPVDPAELKETGRNAPLTRPRPGHADLAGMQKYGFDEARPILERASARETAARVALGAVARSFLKEAAGIEIVSHVVELAAAKAPYGVYPTPADVERLDADPVRCLDADASKAMVAEIDQAHKDGDTLGGVVEVLAYGVPVGLGSHVHWDRRLDARLAAALMGIQAIKGVEVGDGFELARVPGSQAHDEIVRTGDGIKRTSGRSGGTEGGLTTGELLRVRAAMKPIATVPRALATIDVATGEVAAAHHQRSDVCAVPAAGIVAEAMVALVLADAVVEKFGGDSVTETRRNVQSYLDNLHIR, from the coding sequence TTGAGCAGGTTGCGTTGGCTGACGGCGGGGGAGTCGCACGGCCCCGCGCTGGTTGCAACCCTTGAGGGACTTCCGGCCGGTGTTCCGGTCACCACGGAGCTGGTGGCGGATCATCTCGCGCGGCGGCGGCTCGGCTATGGGCGCGGTGCGCGGATGAAGTTCGAGCGGGACGAGGTCACCTTCCTCGGTGGTGTCCGGCACGGTCTTTCGCTCGGCTCGCCGGTCGCGGTCATGGTCGGCAACACGGAGTGGCCGAAGTGGGAGAAGGTGATGTCGGCCGATCCGGTCGATCCCGCCGAGCTGAAGGAGACCGGTCGTAACGCGCCGCTGACCCGGCCGCGTCCCGGTCACGCCGATCTGGCTGGTATGCAGAAGTACGGTTTCGACGAGGCCCGGCCGATCCTGGAGCGCGCCAGCGCCCGGGAGACCGCCGCCCGCGTCGCGCTCGGCGCGGTCGCCCGGTCGTTCCTGAAGGAGGCGGCCGGGATCGAGATCGTCTCGCACGTGGTGGAACTGGCGGCGGCGAAGGCCCCGTACGGCGTCTACCCGACCCCGGCCGATGTCGAGAGGCTCGACGCGGATCCGGTGCGCTGCCTGGACGCGGATGCGTCGAAGGCGATGGTCGCGGAGATCGACCAGGCCCACAAGGACGGCGACACCCTCGGCGGCGTGGTCGAGGTCCTCGCCTACGGCGTGCCCGTCGGCCTCGGCTCGCACGTGCACTGGGACCGCCGGCTGGACGCGCGGCTCGCCGCCGCGCTGATGGGCATCCAGGCCATCAAGGGCGTCGAGGTCGGCGACGGCTTCGAGCTCGCCCGTGTGCCCGGCTCGCAGGCGCATGACGAGATCGTGCGGACCGGGGACGGCATCAAGCGCACCTCCGGCCGCTCCGGCGGCACCGAGGGCGGGCTGACCACGGGTGAGCTGCTGCGGGTGCGCGCTGCGATGAAGCCGATCGCGACCGTCCCGCGGGCGCTTGCCACGATCGATGTCGCGACCGGTGAGGTCGCGGCGGCCCACCACCAGCGCTCCGACGTCTGCGCCGTTCCGGCGGCCGGGATCGTCGCGGAGGCGATGGTCGCGCTGGTCCTCGCGGACGCGGTGGTGGAGAAGTTCGGCGGCGACAGCGTCACCGAGACCCGCCGCAACGTCCAGTCGTACCTCGACAACCTCCACATCCGGTGA